A part of Silurus meridionalis isolate SWU-2019-XX chromosome 18, ASM1480568v1, whole genome shotgun sequence genomic DNA contains:
- the LOC124400785 gene encoding potassium voltage-gated channel subfamily A member 5, whose protein sequence is MEIALVSLENGEGCRGAREQFTSSTRDVGCVKELNLEPSSWRMRDVSDSLSCAESAAEALLRADRVPHLFDEDLSDVVDVMDNLDNDGSSERVLINIAGLRYETQLGTLNQFPDTLLGDPDKRIKYFDPLRNEYFFDRNRPSFDGILYFYQSGGKIRRPVNVSIDVFADEIRFYQLGEEAMERFREDEGFIKEEEKPLPQNEFQKQVWLIFEYPESSSPARGVAIVSVIVITISIITFCLETLPEFRDERELQAAGRTSVNSTLQARPSLTFSDPFFVVETTCVIWFTFELIVRFFACPSKSKFSKTVMNIIDIMSIMPYFITVGTELVEQQHGQDHDNGPQQQQAMSLAILRVIRLVRVFRIFKLSRHSKGLQILGQTLKASMRELGLLIFFLFIGVILFSSAVYFAEADEPESHFSSIPDAFWWAVVTMTTVGYGDMRPVTVGGKIVGSLCAIAGVLTIALPVPVIVSNFNYFYHRETDQDQAALKDEPSSDVHGCSRSPLNSTDVESQSTPVGKANIKANSSTDIKDSLYGFCLDTRETDL, encoded by the coding sequence ATGGAGATAGCCTTGGTGAGTTTGGAGAACGGAGAAGGCTGCCGGGGCGCACGCGAGCAGTTCACGTCGTCGACCCGAGACGTCGGGTGCGTCAAGGAGCTTAACCTGGAGCCGAGCTCGTGGAGGATGCGCGACGTGAGCGACTCGCTTAGTTGTGCCGAAAGCGCCGCGGAAGCGCTGCTGCGCGCCGACCGCGTCCCGCACCTCTTCGACGAGGACCTGTCGGACGTGGTGGACGTGATGGACAACCTGGACAATGACGGCAGCAGCGAGCGTGTGCTCATTAACATCGCCGGGCTGAGGTATGAAACGCAGCTGGGGACCCTCAACCAGTTTCCGGACACCTTGTTAGGAGACCCAGACAAGAGGATCAAGTACTTTGACCCACTTCGAAATGAGTACTTCTTTGACCGAAACCGGCCGAGCTTTGATGGGATTCTGTACTTCTACCAGTCAGGTGGAAAAATCCGTAGACCCGTCAATGTGTCCATTGATGTATTTGCCGATGAAATAAGGTTCTACCAGCTGGGTGAAGAGGCTATGGAACGCTTTCGTGAAGATGAGGGTTTTataaaggaagaagaaaaacccTTACCACAAAATGAGTTCCAGAAACAGGTGTGGCTCATTTTTGAGTACCCCGAAAGCTCTAGTCCTGCCCGTGGCGTCGCCATTGTATCCGTGATCGTCATCACCATTTCCATCATCACTTTCTGCTTGGAGACTTTGCCCGAGTTCAGGGATGAGAGGGAGCTTCAAGCAGCAGGCAGGACATCTGTCAACTCCACTTTACAAGCACGCCCATCACTCACATTCTCCGAcccattttttgttgttgagaCTACCTGTGTGATTTGGTTCACCTTTGAGCTTATCGTCAGGTTCTTCGCCTGCCCCAGCAAATCCAAGTTCTCCAAAACAGTCATGAACATCATCGACATAATGTCCATTATGCCTTACTTCATCACAGTAGGGACAGAGCTTGTGGAGCAGCAGCACGGTCAGGATCATGACAATGGGCCACAGCAACAGCAGGCCATGTCGCTGGCCATTTTGCGAGTTATAAGACTAGTGAGGGTGTTCCGCATCTTTAAGCTCTCACGGCACTCCAAAGGTCTCCAGATCTTGGGGCAGACTCTGAAAGCCAGCATGCGAGAGCTAGGCCTTCTCatcttcttcctttttattgGTGTAATACTTTTCTCAAGCGCTGTATACTTTGCTGAGGCTGATGAGCCCGAATCTCATTTCTCCAGCATCCCAGATGCCTTCTGGTGGGCTGTGGTTACGATGACGACTGTTGGCTATGGTGACATGAGGCCTGTAACAGTTGGAGGAAAAATTGTAGGCTCACTATGCGCAATCGCTGGTGTGCTGACAATTGCATTGCCTGTGCCTGTGATCGTTTCCAACTTTAATTATTTCTACCATCGAGAAACCGACCAGGACCAAGCAGCACTTAAGGATGAGCCCTCCAGCGATGTCCATGGATGCAGCAGGTCGCCCCTGAATTCTACAGATGTTGAAAGTCAGAGTACACCAGTGGGAAAGGCTAACATTAAAGCAAACAGCAGCACAGACATTAAAGATTCCCTGTATGGTTTTTGCTTAGACACAAGGGAAACAGATTTGTAG